In a single window of the Tachyglossus aculeatus isolate mTacAcu1 chromosome 14, mTacAcu1.pri, whole genome shotgun sequence genome:
- the PHF21B gene encoding PHD finger protein 21B isoform X3, which translates to MELQSLQEAAIQVEIQCHQNGELKKQIREKQLRIAALNENQAVGPFATKAPLKVPQVSSLQRLAGQGPAVLPQVRPKTVIPDSLPAPPCRDRPSKQSLVFQKATVVSTKNPSPALPTANNTVGHGQPPGSQSPPGTAPLTSPGVALAIISAAPSRTVPGAPGAPAGHDDDAAPGPPPLLLRADSKVLLIQPQVQTQPNGSKVEPKKPSEEAAQGVPATKRSKEENPEKIAFMVALGLVTTEHLEEIQSKRHERKRRSTANPAYSGLLDSERKRLAPSYLNSPLFLPARANEDPCWKSQVPRDEHCTTCRRGANLQPCGTCPRAFHLQCLDPPLRTAPRGLWGCPTCQQQALKKEDETEPWTGTLAIVHSYVTHKSAKEEEKERLVGRGGELQSQQRQLEERARLLGGAVQRCLELQTGLLAQRKGARSSLDRLHTLLRLIHSDHMIQLTMTTTTAAASSSSSSSSSAVTSSSSSLLPGPWIKTPPAPMALHKALQPPQASN; encoded by the exons GCAGTGGGCCCCTTCGCCACCAAAGCGCCCCTCAAAGTTCCTCAGGTCAGCTCCTTGCAGAGGTTGGCGGGACAAGGACCAGCAGTGCTACCTCAG GTTAGGCCAAAGACCGTGATTCCTGACAGCCTGCCGGCACCCCCGTGCCGGGACCGTCCTTCCAAGCAGTCTCTGGTCTTCCAGAAGGCCACCGTCGTGAGCACCAAgaaccccagcccagccctccccaCCGCCAACAACACGGTGGGCCATGGCCAGCCCCCAGGCAGCCAGTCTCCACCCGGCACGGCCCCGCTGACCAGCCCCGGCGTGGCCTTGGCCATCATCTCTGCTGCCCCCAGCCGCACGGTCCCAGGGGCCCCCGGAGCCCCCGCTGGCCACGACGATGATGCCGCCCCGGGGCCGCCGCCTCTCCTCCTCAGGGCCGACAGCAAG GTCCTCCTCATCCAGCCGCAAGTGCAGACCCAGCCCAATGGCAGCAAGGTGGAGCCCAAGAAACCCTCAGAAGAGGCAGCTCAGGGAGTCCCGGCCACCAAGAGGAGCAAGGAGGAAAACCCAGAG AAAATCGCCTTTATGGTGGCACTGGGCTTGGTCACCACCGAACACCTGGAAG AGATCCAGAGTAAGCGCCATGAGCGGAAGCGAAGGAGCACGGCAAATCCAGCCTACAGCGGGCTGCTGGACTCTGAG AGGAAGCGACTGGCCCCCAGCTACCTGAACAGCCCCTTGTTCCTGCCTGCCAGAG CCAATGAGGATCCCTGCTGGAAG AGCCAAGTCCCGCGTGACGAGCACTGCACTACCTGCAGGCGAGGAGCCAATCTGCAGCCCTGTGGCACCTGCCCCCGGGCCTTCCACCTGCAGTGCCTGGACCCTCCGCTGAGAACCGCACCCAGGGGCCTGTGGGGTTGCCCAACCTGTCAGCAACAG GCATTAAAGAAGGAAGATGAGACGGAGCCCTGGACTGGGACTCTGGCCATCGTTCACTCGTACGTCACCCACAAATCAG ccaaagaggaggagaaggagcgccTGGTGGGCAGGGGCGGCGAGCTGCAGAGCCAGCAGCGGCAGCTGGAAGAGCGGGCACGGCTGCTCGGCGGAGCCGTCCAG CGATGCCTGGAACTCCAGACCGGCCTGCTGGCCCAGCGCAAGGGGGCTCGATCCTCACTGGACCGTCTCCACACCCTCCTCAGGCTGATCCACAGCGACCACATGATCCAGCTCACCATGACCACCACCACAGCCGccgcctcctcgtcgtcgtcctcctcctcctctgccgtcacctcatcctcctcctcattgctGCCCGGACCCTGGATCAAGACCCCGCCCGCCCCCATGGCCCTGCACAAAGCCTTGCAGCCGCCGCAGGCCAGCAACTGA
- the PHF21B gene encoding PHD finger protein 21B isoform X2: MELQSLQEAAIQVEIQCHQAVGPFATKAPLKVPQVSSLQRLAGQGPAVLPQVRPKTVIPDSLPAPPCRDRPSKQSLVFQKATVVSTKNPSPALPTANNTVGHGQPPGSQSPPGTAPLTSPGVALAIISAAPSRTVPGAPGAPAGHDDDAAPGPPPLLLRADSKVLLIQPQVQTQPNGSKVEPKKPSEEAAQGVPATKRSKEENPEKIAFMVALGLVTTEHLEEIQSKRHERKRRSTANPAYSGLLDSERKRLAPSYLNSPLFLPARANEDPCWKSQVPRDEHCTTCRRGANLQPCGTCPRAFHLQCLDPPLRTAPRGLWGCPTCQQQALKKEDETEPWTGTLAIVHSYVTHKSAKEEEKERLVGRGGELQSQQRQLEERARLLGGAVQADPQRPHDPAHHDHHHSRRLLVVVLLLLCRHLILLLIAARTLDQDPARPHGPAQSLAAAAGQQLTRPPAHGGRSAGPSDRRELRVAPVLGLGLAAAAGGGGNGALPCLAAAHHLPLTRERLLACPSLSVGTTQMGERSWQGSTAQGQVPDPETVELIGWQR, from the exons GCAGTGGGCCCCTTCGCCACCAAAGCGCCCCTCAAAGTTCCTCAGGTCAGCTCCTTGCAGAGGTTGGCGGGACAAGGACCAGCAGTGCTACCTCAG GTTAGGCCAAAGACCGTGATTCCTGACAGCCTGCCGGCACCCCCGTGCCGGGACCGTCCTTCCAAGCAGTCTCTGGTCTTCCAGAAGGCCACCGTCGTGAGCACCAAgaaccccagcccagccctccccaCCGCCAACAACACGGTGGGCCATGGCCAGCCCCCAGGCAGCCAGTCTCCACCCGGCACGGCCCCGCTGACCAGCCCCGGCGTGGCCTTGGCCATCATCTCTGCTGCCCCCAGCCGCACGGTCCCAGGGGCCCCCGGAGCCCCCGCTGGCCACGACGATGATGCCGCCCCGGGGCCGCCGCCTCTCCTCCTCAGGGCCGACAGCAAG GTCCTCCTCATCCAGCCGCAAGTGCAGACCCAGCCCAATGGCAGCAAGGTGGAGCCCAAGAAACCCTCAGAAGAGGCAGCTCAGGGAGTCCCGGCCACCAAGAGGAGCAAGGAGGAAAACCCAGAG AAAATCGCCTTTATGGTGGCACTGGGCTTGGTCACCACCGAACACCTGGAAG AGATCCAGAGTAAGCGCCATGAGCGGAAGCGAAGGAGCACGGCAAATCCAGCCTACAGCGGGCTGCTGGACTCTGAG AGGAAGCGACTGGCCCCCAGCTACCTGAACAGCCCCTTGTTCCTGCCTGCCAGAG CCAATGAGGATCCCTGCTGGAAG AGCCAAGTCCCGCGTGACGAGCACTGCACTACCTGCAGGCGAGGAGCCAATCTGCAGCCCTGTGGCACCTGCCCCCGGGCCTTCCACCTGCAGTGCCTGGACCCTCCGCTGAGAACCGCACCCAGGGGCCTGTGGGGTTGCCCAACCTGTCAGCAACAG GCATTAAAGAAGGAAGATGAGACGGAGCCCTGGACTGGGACTCTGGCCATCGTTCACTCGTACGTCACCCACAAATCAG ccaaagaggaggagaaggagcgccTGGTGGGCAGGGGCGGCGAGCTGCAGAGCCAGCAGCGGCAGCTGGAAGAGCGGGCACGGCTGCTCGGCGGAGCCGTCCAG GCTGATCCACAGCGACCACATGATCCAGCTCACCATGACCACCACCACAGCCGccgcctcctcgtcgtcgtcctcctcctcctctgccgtcacctcatcctcctcctcattgctGCCCGGACCCTGGATCAAGACCCCGCCCGCCCCCATGGCCCTGCACAAAGCCTTGCAGCCGCCGCAGGCCAGCAACTGACCCGGCCCCCTGCCCACGGGGGACGGAGCGCGGGGCCGAGTGACCGGCGGGAACTTCGGGTGGCCCCCGTCCTTGGCCTGGGCCTCGCAGCTGCTGCTGGTGGGGGCGGCAACGGTGCCCTGCCCTGTCTAGCTGCAGCACATCACCTCCCCCTCACCAGGGAGCGTCTGCTGGCTTGCCCCAGCCTGAGCGTGGGGACCACCCAGATGGGGGAGAGGTCTTGGCAGGGGTCCACTGCTCAAGGGCAGGTGCCGGATCCCGAGACGGTAGAGCTCATTGGCTGGCAGAGGTAG
- the PHF21B gene encoding PHD finger protein 21B isoform X1, with protein sequence MELQSLQEAAIQVEIQCHQNGELKKQIREKQLRIAALNENQAVGPFATKAPLKVPQVSSLQRLAGQGPAVLPQVRPKTVIPDSLPAPPCRDRPSKQSLVFQKATVVSTKNPSPALPTANNTVGHGQPPGSQSPPGTAPLTSPGVALAIISAAPSRTVPGAPGAPAGHDDDAAPGPPPLLLRADSKVLLIQPQVQTQPNGSKVEPKKPSEEAAQGVPATKRSKEENPEKIAFMVALGLVTTEHLEEIQSKRHERKRRSTANPAYSGLLDSERKRLAPSYLNSPLFLPARANEDPCWKSQVPRDEHCTTCRRGANLQPCGTCPRAFHLQCLDPPLRTAPRGLWGCPTCQQQALKKEDETEPWTGTLAIVHSYVTHKSAKEEEKERLVGRGGELQSQQRQLEERARLLGGAVQADPQRPHDPAHHDHHHSRRLLVVVLLLLCRHLILLLIAARTLDQDPARPHGPAQSLAAAAGQQLTRPPAHGGRSAGPSDRRELRVAPVLGLGLAAAAGGGGNGALPCLAAAHHLPLTRERLLACPSLSVGTTQMGERSWQGSTAQGQVPDPETVELIGWQR encoded by the exons GCAGTGGGCCCCTTCGCCACCAAAGCGCCCCTCAAAGTTCCTCAGGTCAGCTCCTTGCAGAGGTTGGCGGGACAAGGACCAGCAGTGCTACCTCAG GTTAGGCCAAAGACCGTGATTCCTGACAGCCTGCCGGCACCCCCGTGCCGGGACCGTCCTTCCAAGCAGTCTCTGGTCTTCCAGAAGGCCACCGTCGTGAGCACCAAgaaccccagcccagccctccccaCCGCCAACAACACGGTGGGCCATGGCCAGCCCCCAGGCAGCCAGTCTCCACCCGGCACGGCCCCGCTGACCAGCCCCGGCGTGGCCTTGGCCATCATCTCTGCTGCCCCCAGCCGCACGGTCCCAGGGGCCCCCGGAGCCCCCGCTGGCCACGACGATGATGCCGCCCCGGGGCCGCCGCCTCTCCTCCTCAGGGCCGACAGCAAG GTCCTCCTCATCCAGCCGCAAGTGCAGACCCAGCCCAATGGCAGCAAGGTGGAGCCCAAGAAACCCTCAGAAGAGGCAGCTCAGGGAGTCCCGGCCACCAAGAGGAGCAAGGAGGAAAACCCAGAG AAAATCGCCTTTATGGTGGCACTGGGCTTGGTCACCACCGAACACCTGGAAG AGATCCAGAGTAAGCGCCATGAGCGGAAGCGAAGGAGCACGGCAAATCCAGCCTACAGCGGGCTGCTGGACTCTGAG AGGAAGCGACTGGCCCCCAGCTACCTGAACAGCCCCTTGTTCCTGCCTGCCAGAG CCAATGAGGATCCCTGCTGGAAG AGCCAAGTCCCGCGTGACGAGCACTGCACTACCTGCAGGCGAGGAGCCAATCTGCAGCCCTGTGGCACCTGCCCCCGGGCCTTCCACCTGCAGTGCCTGGACCCTCCGCTGAGAACCGCACCCAGGGGCCTGTGGGGTTGCCCAACCTGTCAGCAACAG GCATTAAAGAAGGAAGATGAGACGGAGCCCTGGACTGGGACTCTGGCCATCGTTCACTCGTACGTCACCCACAAATCAG ccaaagaggaggagaaggagcgccTGGTGGGCAGGGGCGGCGAGCTGCAGAGCCAGCAGCGGCAGCTGGAAGAGCGGGCACGGCTGCTCGGCGGAGCCGTCCAG GCTGATCCACAGCGACCACATGATCCAGCTCACCATGACCACCACCACAGCCGccgcctcctcgtcgtcgtcctcctcctcctctgccgtcacctcatcctcctcctcattgctGCCCGGACCCTGGATCAAGACCCCGCCCGCCCCCATGGCCCTGCACAAAGCCTTGCAGCCGCCGCAGGCCAGCAACTGACCCGGCCCCCTGCCCACGGGGGACGGAGCGCGGGGCCGAGTGACCGGCGGGAACTTCGGGTGGCCCCCGTCCTTGGCCTGGGCCTCGCAGCTGCTGCTGGTGGGGGCGGCAACGGTGCCCTGCCCTGTCTAGCTGCAGCACATCACCTCCCCCTCACCAGGGAGCGTCTGCTGGCTTGCCCCAGCCTGAGCGTGGGGACCACCCAGATGGGGGAGAGGTCTTGGCAGGGGTCCACTGCTCAAGGGCAGGTGCCGGATCCCGAGACGGTAGAGCTCATTGGCTGGCAGAGGTAG